Genomic segment of Streptomyces sp. NBC_01210:
TGCAGGTGGCGCTGCGGCCCCGCGTGGCCCTCGACCCGTACAGCACCGGCATCCCCGGCGTCTTCCTGTGCTCGGCGGCCACCCCGCCCGGCCCCGGAACCCACGGCATGGGAGGCTTCAACGCCGCAAAGTCCGCCTTGCGGTTTCTCGCCCGGTGAGCGGGCAGGAAGGGAGCGCCGACGTGAGCACACCCTCTGACCCGGTCGCGCGGGTGGCGCTCGCCGTACTGCCTCAACGCGAGGAACTCATTGCCACGCTCATCGCCATCATCGAGCGGGAGATCGCGGTCCTCGACCACGACGAGCGGCTGCACAGCCTGCTCGAAGCGAGTGTTACGGAGAATGTCGTCACCTCCCTGCACGTCATGAGCAACGGCATCGACCCGCGAACGGTGGACGCGCCGCCCTCTGCCGTCTCGTACGCCCGCCGACTCGCACAGCGCGACGTCCCGATGTCGGCACTGCTGCGCGCCTACCGCCTGGGCCAGGCGCGCTCCCTCGACCTGGTTCTGGACAAGGCTATGAAACTGCCGGGCGCGAACACCGCGAGCACGGTCATCTCGCTGGTCGGCATCATCGCGGCGTACGTCGACCGGGTGTCCGAACAGGTGGCTCGCGCCTACGAGGACGAACGCGAACGCTGGGTGAGCAGCAGAGGCGCGCTGCGCCAGCACTGGGTCGGTCAGCTGTTGCACGCTGCGTCGCCCAACATCGAACAGGCCGAGGCCGCCCTCGGCTACCGGATGGCCGGGACCCACCTCGCCGTGGAGGGGTGGGTCAACCGCGGGGCTGGGCCGGTCGACGCCATGGGCATCCTCGAGCGCCTGAGTTCCCTCCTGCAGCGGGAGTTCCACACGCGGGACGAACCTCTGCTCGTGCCGACCGACGAGATGGACGTACGCATCTGGTTCCCGGTGAAGGCCGCCTGCCCGGCTGTCGACCCCGACGCGGTGGCGATGGCACTGAGGCGGGCGAAGCTGCCGGTGCGCGTTGCCATCGGCAACGCCCGCCCCGGCCTGGAGGGCTTTCGCCGCAGTGCCCGCAGCGCCTCGCGGGCCAAGGCGGTCGCGCTGGCAGCGGGCGACGCCGCGCCCCGTGCCGTCTCCTTCGCCCAGGTGGCTCCACTGGCCCTGCTGGCCGACGAGCCTGACGAGCTGGCGGACTTCGTCGCCGACACCCTCGGCGGCCTGTCGGTGGACGATCCGTGGCGAAATTCCCTGCGCGAGACTCTGCGGGTCTTTCTTGCGACCAACCGCAGCTACGCCGCCACGGCCGAGCAGCTGACGGTGCATCGCAACACGGTTCACTACCGCGTCCAGCAGGCCGTCGAGAAGCACGGCGTTCTTGTGGAGGACAACGCGTTCGCGCTCCAGCTCGCCCTGGCCATCTGCCACTGGCACGGTGCCACCGTCCTGCGCCCGGCTGTCCAGTGAAGCGCCACGAGCCTGGCATCCCTCTGGGGGTTACCAGGCGCGTTGGGCCCTCCGGTCTGCGGTGCAACCGGCGCCGCGGTCGCATGCGGCTCAGACGAAGGCGCTTTCGCCGGTGATCGCCTTGCCGACGATGAGGGTGTTCATTTCGCGGGTCCCCTCGAAGGAGTAGATCGCCTCGGCGTCGGCGAAGAACCGCGCGACGTCGTAGTCCAGCACGATGCCGTTACCGCCGAAGATCTCCCTGCTCCACGACACGACCTCCCGCATCCGTGAGGTCACGAACGCCTTGGCGAGCGCGGAGTGCTCGTCACGGAAGATACCGGCGTCCTGCAGACGGGCCAGCTGCACGAGCATGCCCCAGCAGGCGGTGACGTTGCCCAGGCTCTTGACCAGGAGATCCTGCACCATCTGGAACCGGGCGATCGGCCGGCCGAACTGCCGCCGCTCCTTGGCATACTCCAGCGCCAGCTCGTAGGCGCCGATCATCACACCCAGAGCCTGCCACGCCACCCCGCTGCGGGTGGCGCGAAGGATCTCCGCCACGTCCCGGAAGGAGTTGATCCGCTGGAGGCGGTTGGCCTCCGGCACTTTGACGTCGGTCAGGGTGATCTCCGCGTTCTCCACGATCCGGAACGCGATCTTGTTCTCGATCTTGACGGGGGAGAAACCGGGGGTGCCCTTTTCCACGACGAATCCTTTGACCTTGTCGTCGTCCTCGTCGCGCGCCCAGACCACGACCAGGTCGGCGAAGGTCGCGTTGCCGATCCACTTCTTGGCGCCGTTGAGGACCCAGTTCTCGCCGTCCCACTTGGCGGTGGTGCGCATTCCGCCGGCTACATCGGAGCCGCCGAGCGGTTCGGTCATCGCGAAGGCTCCGATCTTGTCCAGTGCGGCCATCGCGGGGAGCCAGCGGTCCTGCTGCTGCTGATCGCCGCCCCGGTAGATGCTGTACATCCCGAGACCGTTGTGCACGCCGAAGAAGGTCGCGGACGAGGCGTCGGTGCGGGTGTACTCCATCGAGAGCATGCCGATCAGCAGGTTGCTCCCGGCGGGCAGCGGGCTCCCGTACCCCTCGTAGGGCACGCCCGCGAGCCCCAGCCCGCGGAACTTGTCCACCAGTTGGTGAGGGAACTCTCCCTTGGCCCAGTACTCGTTGACCAGGGGCTTGACCTCGGTACGCATGAAGGTCCTCGCCTTGAGGAGCAACTTGCGCTCTTCCGGCGGCAGCAGGTCCTCGTAGCGGTAGAAGTCGGCGCTGAGGGCGTCGCCGGAGCGTTCCTTCTCGGCGGCCTCGGTGAGCGGGGTGGTCATGACCTGGTCTCCTCAACGTTCCTGGACGCGTTGTCCAGTGCGGACAGCACGGCGAGCTGCTTGCGGTCGCGCTCCTGGGCGAGTTCGCCGTACGAGCGGGAGCCGTAGGAGTTCTCCACGGCTTGGATCAGCCGTTCCCTCTGCTCGGGCCCCTGCTCGGGGTGGCCCAGCACGTCCCACATCGCCTGCATCGACATACCGATGTGCTCGGCCATGTGCCGGTAGCCGCCGGGGCCTCCCCCCAGGTGGGCCCCGAGGAACGGGCCCACCGTCGCCCACCGCAGCCCGAGCGAGTTCACCACCACGGTGTCCAGCTCGTCCGGCCCGATGACACCTTGCTCGACCAGGTAGATGGCCTCGCGACTCAGCGCGTTCTGAAGGCGGTTGCCGACGAAGCCTGGAATCTCCTTGCGTTCCACCACCGGAACCCGGCCGACGAAGCGGTAGAAGTCCACCGCCCGGGCCACCGAGTCCGCACCGGTGCGCTCGCCGGGCACCACTTCCACCAGCGGCACCAGGTGCGGCGGGTTGAACGGGTGACCGATCAGGATGCGCGCGGCGTCCTCGAGTTCATCGGTGAACGCCGTGGCGCAGATGGCCGAGGACGAACTCAGCAGCAAGGCGTGGGCCGGGGCCTCGTGCACCAGGGTGGTGAACAGCTCGCGTTTGAAGCCGACGTTCTCCGGACCGTTCTCCTGCACGATGTCGGCGTCCCGTACGGCTTCGGCGACGTCGGGTGCCAGGTGGACCCGGCCGGCCATGTCCCGCACGTCCAGTCCCTGCTGGGCCAGTTGCGGGGCCGACTCGGCCAGTGCTGTGTCGACCGCCTCGGCGAGGTCGGGACGCGGATCGCTGACCCGTACGGTCAGGCCGTGGGCGGCGAACAGGGCGGTCCATGACAGGCCGATGGTTCCGGCGCCGACCACCGCCGCGGTGGTGAACGACTCAGTCATCAAAGGTCTTCTTTCTGCGTCGTCGGATTACTGCTCATCGGTTCAGCGCGCGAGGTAGTCGTGCACCGGCTTGACCGGAGCGAGCGTGAGGTCGGTCAGGATGTGACTCGCGGAGACGATCTCGCGCACCGGCAGGTCGGCCATCGGGGCGAGGACGTGCGCGAACAGCTGGAGGCGCGCCGGGCCGGTCCAGGCACCCTTCACCACGACGTCGGTGATCTCGGTGCGTACCAGCTGCGCCACCTGCGGCGCGCCGTCGAAGCCGGGGACCATCTTCAGCATGTACGTCGGCACGGTGATCTGCGCCGTCGCCTCGTCCGGGTCCAGGTCGTGGTGCTTGTAGCCCATCGTCGCGGTCGCCACGCGCTGCGTGCCGTAGTCGAGGACGCCGACGAGGGTGCCGTGGTCCACATACAGGGCGGGCGATCCGACCGTCTTCGGGAACGCGCCGGCCTCCCGACCG
This window contains:
- a CDS encoding PucR family transcriptional regulator, giving the protein MSTPSDPVARVALAVLPQREELIATLIAIIEREIAVLDHDERLHSLLEASVTENVVTSLHVMSNGIDPRTVDAPPSAVSYARRLAQRDVPMSALLRAYRLGQARSLDLVLDKAMKLPGANTASTVISLVGIIAAYVDRVSEQVARAYEDERERWVSSRGALRQHWVGQLLHAASPNIEQAEAALGYRMAGTHLAVEGWVNRGAGPVDAMGILERLSSLLQREFHTRDEPLLVPTDEMDVRIWFPVKAACPAVDPDAVAMALRRAKLPVRVAIGNARPGLEGFRRSARSASRAKAVALAAGDAAPRAVSFAQVAPLALLADEPDELADFVADTLGGLSVDDPWRNSLRETLRVFLATNRSYAATAEQLTVHRNTVHYRVQQAVEKHGVLVEDNAFALQLALAICHWHGATVLRPAVQ
- a CDS encoding acyl-CoA dehydrogenase family protein, with the protein product MTTPLTEAAEKERSGDALSADFYRYEDLLPPEERKLLLKARTFMRTEVKPLVNEYWAKGEFPHQLVDKFRGLGLAGVPYEGYGSPLPAGSNLLIGMLSMEYTRTDASSATFFGVHNGLGMYSIYRGGDQQQQDRWLPAMAALDKIGAFAMTEPLGGSDVAGGMRTTAKWDGENWVLNGAKKWIGNATFADLVVVWARDEDDDKVKGFVVEKGTPGFSPVKIENKIAFRIVENAEITLTDVKVPEANRLQRINSFRDVAEILRATRSGVAWQALGVMIGAYELALEYAKERRQFGRPIARFQMVQDLLVKSLGNVTACWGMLVQLARLQDAGIFRDEHSALAKAFVTSRMREVVSWSREIFGGNGIVLDYDVARFFADAEAIYSFEGTREMNTLIVGKAITGESAFV
- a CDS encoding 3-hydroxyacyl-CoA dehydrogenase NAD-binding domain-containing protein; the protein is MTESFTTAAVVGAGTIGLSWTALFAAHGLTVRVSDPRPDLAEAVDTALAESAPQLAQQGLDVRDMAGRVHLAPDVAEAVRDADIVQENGPENVGFKRELFTTLVHEAPAHALLLSSSSAICATAFTDELEDAARILIGHPFNPPHLVPLVEVVPGERTGADSVARAVDFYRFVGRVPVVERKEIPGFVGNRLQNALSREAIYLVEQGVIGPDELDTVVVNSLGLRWATVGPFLGAHLGGGPGGYRHMAEHIGMSMQAMWDVLGHPEQGPEQRERLIQAVENSYGSRSYGELAQERDRKQLAVLSALDNASRNVEETRS
- a CDS encoding acetoacetate decarboxylase, which codes for MKQQDVSRRIATPLVNPAYPPVVPRFTDREYLNIVYRTDAEALRAVVPEPLEIDDPLVRFEIMRMGDVTGYGPYTEAGQAIEVRHEGERGEYLHAMYLDNFPATASGREAGAFPKTVGSPALYVDHGTLVGVLDYGTQRVATATMGYKHHDLDPDEATAQITVPTYMLKMVPGFDGAPQVAQLVRTEITDVVVKGAWTGPARLQLFAHVLAPMADLPVREIVSASHILTDLTLAPVKPVHDYLAR